TGCCTTTTAGTCAAAATATAATAAGGTATAAAAGTGTAATAAATAAGAATATAAACAACCTTAAACTTGAAACAATATAAACTTGAAACCCTTTTTATAAACCAAGGTCTCGTTCTATTTCTTCCATTTCAATAATGTCCTTGGCTTCTTGAATGCTTGGTGCCAAACTAATTTCATCAGGCACATCATCATAAGAGACAATTTCCGTTACTAAAACCAAAGATTTATTGGCTTTTTTATGCGTATTTGAAAGTTCTAAAAATTCTAAAATATCATTCTTAGATAGTTTTGAGAAGGAGAAAAGATTAATAATCAAATGATCATGTTTAATCTTATGATAAGCATCATTCAAATTTTCTAAAAAAATTTTTAGCGTTGCTTTTTCTTGGTGAACAATCGTCGTTGTTCCATCTGAGTCAAAAATCATACGTTTCTATTTTATTTTTGAAGCTAATAAATAAATAACTGCCATACGAATTGCAACGCCGTTTTCTACTTGATTTAAGATGATAGATTGTTTGGAATCTGCAACATCACTCGTAATTTCTACACCTCTATTAATGGGTCCAGGATGCATGATAACAATTTCTTTATCAAGACTATCTAGTATTTTTTTTGTGACCCCATATTGTTGTGTATATTCTCTGGTCGTTGGAAAATAGCTAATATCTAAGCGTTCATTCTGAATGCGAAGCATATTGGCGACATCGCACCAGAGTAATGCTTTTTTAAGATTCGGTTCTACCGTGACACCTAACGATTCTATATGCTTTGGTATCAGTGTTTTGGGCCCACAAACTTTTACATTAGCCCCTTGTAATTTTAAAGCAAAAATATTAGATAAAGCCACTCTTGAATGAAGAATATCGCCTACTATGACGACATTTTTACCTGCAACATCTCCCAATTTTTCGCGAATAGAATAGGAGTCTAATAAGGCTTGTGTTGGATGTTCGTGTGCACCATCACCGGCATTCACAATAGATGCTTTTACATGCTTAGACAAGAAGATTCCTGCACCCGGGTTCGGATGCCGCATCACCACCATATCTACTTTCATAGACAGGATATTATTTACGGTATCTATTAAGGTTTCTCCTTTTTTTACAGACGATTGTGAGGCCGAAAAGTTAATAACATCTGCAGATAATCGTTTTTCTGCTAATTCAAAAGATAATTTGGTCCGGGTACTATTTTCGAAAAATATATTAGCGATGGTAATGTCACGTAGCGATGGTACTTTTTTAATAGAACGGTTGATC
The sequence above is drawn from the Cellulophaga sp. Hel_I_12 genome and encodes:
- a CDS encoding aspartate carbamoyltransferase catalytic subunit, coding for MSELSVQHLLGIKYLKEQDIQLIFETADHFKEVINRSIKKVPSLRDITIANIFFENSTRTKLSFELAEKRLSADVINFSASQSSVKKGETLIDTVNNILSMKVDMVVMRHPNPGAGIFLSKHVKASIVNAGDGAHEHPTQALLDSYSIREKLGDVAGKNVVIVGDILHSRVALSNIFALKLQGANVKVCGPKTLIPKHIESLGVTVEPNLKKALLWCDVANMLRIQNERLDISYFPTTREYTQQYGVTKKILDSLDKEIVIMHPGPINRGVEITSDVADSKQSIILNQVENGVAIRMAVIYLLASKIK